The window GGTCTCGACGCGAATCTCGGGGAAGTCGGTGTCCAGGGTGACGTACACGTCGCGCAGCCCAGGGACGTCGCGCGCGACGTCTGCGACCGCCCGCGAGTCAGCCATCAGCTTTTCCAGGTTCTCGCCGCGGACCTCCACGACGATGGGCGCGAGATAGCCGTTCGCGAACACGCTGGCCACGAGCCCGCCGGGCGCTTCGAGGAAATCGACCCCGGGGTAGCTCGACGTGAGGATGTGGCGCATCTGGTCGGCGATCTCGCGCTGCGTCTCCGTGCGATGCTCAGCGTCGGAGAGGGCGAGGCGGATGAAGCCCATGTGCGGCCCCGAGTTCGGGCTGTTCATGGCGCTCCGCGCCTTGCCAGGCGAGCCGACGTTGGTCAGCACGAGCTCGACCGTGTCCTTGGGGAGCTTCTCGTGGAGGAGCTTCCCCATCGCGTTCATCTTGCGGGTCGCCTCCTTCAGCGAGGTGCCCGGCGCGAAGCGGACGTAGACCCGCTCCATGCTCTCGTCGACTTCGGGGAAGAACGTGAGGGGGAGCCTCGAGGCCGCGTACCCGCTCGCGCCGATGAGCACGACGGCCGCGGTGATGACCACCTTCCGGAACGGGAGCACGTGCTCGAGAGCGCGCGCGTAGCCGCCCGACACCTTGGCGATCGCGGCGGCCACCCCCTTCGCGATCCTCCCGGGCTCCGAGTGGCCGAGGAAGTACCTGCACGCCACCGGCGTGACCGTCATGCTGACGAAGTATCCGGCGATCATGCCGGTCGCGACCGTGAGGGCGAGGGGCACGAAGAGCTTCTTCGCCAGCCCTGCGAGGAGCGCCACGGGCAGCAGCACGGCGATGGTCGCGAGGGTGGCCGCGAGCGCGGGCCCTGCCACGACCCGCGCGCCCTCGAGCGCCGAGCGGTACGCGCTCAGGCCGAGCTTCTGCTGTCGGTGGACCGACTCGAGCACCACGACCGAGATGTCCACGAGCGGCCCCATGGCGAGCGTCAGGCCGCCGAGGGTGAACGCGTTCAACGTCTGTCCCGTCCCGTAGAGCACGATCAAGATCATCGCGAACGAGATCGGGACCGCGATGCCGGCGACGACCACGGAGCGCGGGCTCTGGAGGAAGAGGAGGATCACGAGGGCCACCAGCACGAAGGCTTGGAAGATCTCCTTGCGGAGGCCCTTGTAGGTCGCGCGCACGAACGTCGACTGGTCGAACACCGGGACGACCTTCATGCCGGGCGGGAGGTCTTTGAGCGTGGCGAGGGTCTTGGTGATTTGGTCGACGATCTCGATGACGTTCCCGCCCGGGACGCGGAGCACGTTCAGGTAGACGGCCTCCTCGCCGTCGATGCTGACCGACTGCGTGTCCGGCGACCCTCCGTCTTCCACGCGCGCGACGTCCTTCACGTGCACCGGCCTGCCGTCGACCAGCTTCACGACGGCGTCGCCGATCTCCCGGACGGCCCGCGGGACGGCGTTGGTGTACACGTTCGCGTCGAACGTCGGCGCGATGAGCTTCCCCGAAGGAAGGAGCGCGTTGGTGCGCGCGACCGCCGCGCTCACGTCCGTAGAGGTGACGCCGCGGGCCGCGGCCCGGATCGGGTCGACCACGACGTTGATCTGTCGCTCGCGCCCGCCGTTGGGAGACGCGCTCGCGACACCGGGGATGCCTTCGATCCGAGGCGCGATCGCGTTGGCCGCGTAGTCGTAGATCTGGGGGCCGGTGAGCCCACCGCCATAGACGGCGATCTGGACCACTGGCGCGTTCGTCGGATCGTACTGGAGCACGAAGGGCGGCACGACGCCGAGGCTCTTCGGGATTGAGGACATCGCGAAGGCGACCTGCTGCTGCACGAGCGTCTGCGCGGAGTTGAGGTCCGTCCCCCACTTCAGCCACACGTAGATGACGCTGAGGCCGGACCGGGACACGCTCTGCACGTGGTCTACGCCCGGGGTCGCGCTCACGAACTTCTCGAGGCGCCAGGTGATGGTCTTTTCGACGTCCTTCGGGCCCATGCCCGGCACCTGCGTGCCGATGACGAGGACGGGTGGCGTCAGCTCCGGGAACGTGTCGACCGAGAGGCGAGGCGTGACGACAGCCGAGAACACCAGAATCGCGAGGCTCATCATGAGCACCGCGATGGGGTTC of the Myxococcales bacterium genome contains:
- a CDS encoding efflux RND transporter permease subunit, whose product is MSLRNPIAVLMMSLAILVFSAVVTPRLSVDTFPELTPPVLVIGTQVPGMGPKDVEKTITWRLEKFVSATPGVDHVQSVSRSGLSVIYVWLKWGTDLNSAQTLVQQQVAFAMSSIPKSLGVVPPFVLQYDPTNAPVVQIAVYGGGLTGPQIYDYAANAIAPRIEGIPGVASASPNGGRERQINVVVDPIRAAARGVTSTDVSAAVARTNALLPSGKLIAPTFDANVYTNAVPRAVREIGDAVVKLVDGRPVHVKDVARVEDGGSPDTQSVSIDGEEAVYLNVLRVPGGNVIEIVDQITKTLATLKDLPPGMKVVPVFDQSTFVRATYKGLRKEIFQAFVLVALVILLFLQSPRSVVVAGIAVPISFAMILIVLYGTGQTLNAFTLGGLTLAMGPLVDISVVVLESVHRQQKLGLSAYRSALEGARVVAGPALAATLATIAVLLPVALLAGLAKKLFVPLALTVATGMIAGYFVSMTVTPVACRYFLGHSEPGRIAKGVAAAIAKVSGGYARALEHVLPFRKVVITAAVVLIGASGYAASRLPLTFFPEVDESMERVYVRFAPGTSLKEATRKMNAMGKLLHEKLPKDTVELVLTNVGSPGKARSAMNSPNSGPHMGFIRLALSDAEHRTETQREIADQMRHILTSSYPGVDFLEAPGGLVASVFANGYLAPIVVEVRGENLEKLMADSRAVADVARDVPGLRDVYVTLDTDFPEIRVETDPRAGRARRGDAPRRRPGHARGHAREHQHAGCVGRPGQRTVVLRGHLVRRPRGRGQERSRRAPRASDRRLRLGDARFVRKARARHRADRDRAKSAHARGDDPLPDRAPRHRIGG